A region of the Microbulbifer pacificus genome:
TTGCCAGTCTGCTAATGCTGGCCGTTGTTCTGCTGGTGATGTATGCGATCCGCATTCTGCGGGAATACGAGCGCGCAGTGGTGTTTTTCCTCGGCCGCTTTCAGGCGGTGAAAGGCCCGGGCCTGATCATCATCATCCCCATTATCCAGACCATGGAGCGGGTGGATCTGCGCGTGGTGGTGATGGACGTGCCCACCCAGGATGTGATCAGCCGGGATAATGTATCGGTGAAGGTTAATGCGGTGGTGTATTACCGCGTGATCGATCCGCAGTCCGCGATCATCAATGTGGAAAATTATCACGAGGCGGTAAGCCAGTTATCCCAGACCACGTTGCGTTCGGTGTTGGGTAAGCACGAGCTGGACGAGATGCTGTCCGAGCGGGACAAGCTCAATGTGGATATCCAGAAAATCCTCGATGAACAGACGGATGCATGGGGCGTGAAGGTCACCAATGTGGAGATCAAGCATATCGACCTGGATGAAAGCATGATCCGTGCGATTGCCCAGCAGGCTGAAGCAGAGCGCGCGCGGCGGGCGAAGGTCATTCACGCGGAGGGTGAGGCGCAGGCGGCGGCAAAGCTTACCGAGGCGGCGGATCAGTTATCCAAGAATTCGAATGCGATTACCTTGCGGTATATGCAGACGCTTATAGATATTGCCGGGGACCAGAGTTCTACGATTGTATTCCCCTTGCCTATGGACTTGATCAAGCCGTTACTAGACCAGAGTCGTGGTGGAAAAGGGTAGAGATCCCGATTAGATAGTTGAGTGGCGTCGGAGCACCGGGTGCGGGTTTTCAGGACCGGGCTAGGCGCCCCCCTTCAACCCATCCCTGTACGCTGCGTCGCAAACATCCCTGTTTGCGACGCTCCTGAAAACCCGCACCCGGTGCTCCGCCCTAGATCCGAAGTTTGTGGTTTTTCCCCGGCGAATAGGTAATTTCAAGTGGATCAAAGTGCTGAACGAGACGAGAAGGCAAAGTGCTGGGGATCTGTTTTCAAAAGCGTCGGCAACAGGGATGTTGCCGACGCAGCGTACAGGGACGTATTCACAGCGGTTTTGAAAACAGATCCCCAGTGCTTTGCCGCCACCGGGTTAGCTAAGTGAATACCACAAAATTAGCGACTACCTGAGAAGCAATTTCAGGAGGTGGGCAGTAGACCCATCCCAATCCGCCGGAATCTCGCCCTCAATCGCATCGTGCACCCCATTGCCAAGTACCTTGCCCAGCTCCACGCCCCACTGATCAAACGGGTTGATATCCAGCAGGCAGCCAAAGGTAAACACCTTGTGCTCATACAGGGCCAGCAAAGCGCCCAGATGGAAAGGATCGAGCCGTTCGACAACCAGCGTATTGCTCGGGCGGTTGCCCGGAACCACCTTGTGTGGCGCCAGCTGGTGTACTTCCTTGTGGGTGTGACCGGATACTTCCAGTTCCTTGCGCGCCTCGGCGAGGGACTTGCCGCGCAGCAGCGCCTGGCTCTGGCTCAGGCAGCAGGCCAACAGCCACTGGTGCTGTTCCTTCAATTCTGAGGTCGGCTCCTTGATCGCCACAAAGTCCGCCGGAATCATATCCGTGCCCTGGTGCAGCAGCTGGTGGAAAGAGTGCTGGCCGTTACTGCCCTCCGCTCCCCAGATTACCGCGCCGCTCGGGTATGGCAGATGCTCACCGCCGCGAGTAACGCTCTTGCCCAGGCTCTCCATATCCAATTGCTGCAGCCACGCAGGGAACTTCGCCAGGCGCTGGGCGTAGGGCAGGACCGCGAGGCTGCCAGCGCCCCAGCACTGGCGATACCAGAAGTGGATCAGCGCCATCAGCACCGGCAGATTCTGTGAAAATTCCGCCTCGGCGAAATGGGTGTCCATGGCGTTTGCGCCCTTGAGCAGATCGCTG
Encoded here:
- a CDS encoding slipin family protein; the protein is MISYFASLLMLAVVLLVMYAIRILREYERAVVFFLGRFQAVKGPGLIIIIPIIQTMERVDLRVVVMDVPTQDVISRDNVSVKVNAVVYYRVIDPQSAIINVENYHEAVSQLSQTTLRSVLGKHELDEMLSERDKLNVDIQKILDEQTDAWGVKVTNVEIKHIDLDESMIRAIAQQAEAERARRAKVIHAEGEAQAAAKLTEAADQLSKNSNAITLRYMQTLIDIAGDQSSTIVFPLPMDLIKPLLDQSRGGKG